In Cellulomonas sp. Y8, the genomic stretch CCGCGCGTAGCCGAGGCCGAGGGGGCCGACGACGTGCAGCGTGAGCACCACGCCGGTCATCGCGTGCGGGATGCGCGCCACGAACGAGACGAGGACCAGGGGCAGGACACCGGGCAGCCGCAGCAGGCGGCCGTAGGGGGCGAGGGACACGCTCAGGATTGTCGCCCGCCGCCCGCCTGTCGGACGACAGGATTCGGCCGTCCGGGCGCGCGCGACGGCGTGACGTCCACCACCCCGTTCCGTCCCACGTCGGATCCGGCCGACGCCGACTCCCCGTAAGGTGGTGACGTGACGTCTGCCACCGGGCCGCACGACCCGATCGGCCCGCCGCGGCCGGCCGGGCCCTCGTCGTGGCCGGACACCGCCACCCGTCCCGACGACGCGACGCCGGTCGAGCACCCCGCGACGCACCCCGACGACCGCCCGGCCGGGCGGCACCCCGAGCACAGCCACCTGGCGCCGCCGCCCGAGCCCCGGCACCGCCGCCGGCCGTGGGCCGTCGTGATCCTGTCGGTGCTGCTGGTCCTCGTCACCGCGCTGGCGTCCTACCTCTGGGTGCGGACCGTCCGGTACGAGGAGTACGCCGCCGGGATCGAGGCGCAGGGTCGCACCATCGGTACCGAGCTCGCCACGCTCCGCACCCAGCACGACGGGACGCTCGCGGAGCTCGCCGCGGTGAACGAGCAGCTGACCACCGCGCAGAGCCGGATCACCCAGCTCGCCGACGAGAAGGCCCAGGTCGGCGACGACCGCGAGGTCCAGCGTCAGCTCGTCGACTACCAGGAGCGCATCTCGCAGGCCGCGGCGAACGTCGCGTCCGCGCTGTCGACCTGCATCGACGCGCAGAACCAGCTCATCACCTACCTCGAGGACGCGGCCGCGTACGACCCGGCGGACCTGCAGCGGTTCAAGAGCGACGTCCAGGGCGTGTGCAACGCGGCGACCGTCGCCAACACCGAGCTGCAGCGCCAGCTCGCCGCCGGGGCGACCGGGTGATCCGCCCGACCGCCCGCCGCGCCGTCGTCGGCGCCGCGGCCGTCCTCCTGCTCGCCGGATGCGGGGTGCTGCCGTCGATGCCCGGCCCGGTGCCGACCGACCTGGTGCCGTCGAGCGCGCCGGTGCCCACGCCGTCGTCGTCCGGCAACCTGTCCCCCGACGGCTTCGACGCCGCGCAGCGGATGGCGGTACGGATCCGGAACGTCGGGTGCAACTCGCTGTCGACCGGGTCGGGCTTCGCGATCGACGAGACCACCCTCATCACGAACCGGCACGTGGTCGCCGACTCCGCCGACCTCCAGCTCAGCACGTACGACGGCCGGGACGTCGCGGTGACCGCGTCCTCGACCGCGGCGCTGGCGGACCTCGCGGTCGTCCGCACCGCCGACCCGCTGCCGTCCGCGCCCGGCCTGGCCGACGCCGACCCGGACCCCGGCGACGAGGTCACGGTCGTGGGCTACCCGCAGGGCGGCCAGCTCACCGTGACGAGCGGGCAGGTCATCGGCGCGACCACCGACCCGCTCAACGAGAACCTCGGCCAGGTGCTCGTCACCAACGCCGAGGTCGAGCCCGGCAGCTCCGGCTCCGCGGTGCTCGACGCCGCGGGCCGCGTGGTCGGCGTCGTGTACGCGAAGAACTCGACCGGGCAGAGCTTCGTGGTCCCGGTCAGCACCCTGCGCCAGCTCCTCGACGACGAGGCGGCGTTCACCGCCAGCGCCTCCTGCACCTCGGGCTGACCTCGCGCGACCCCTGGTGGGCGTGCGACCCGCCGTGCCACGGTGGGTCGCACGGACACCCACCGAGGAGGACGACGATGACCGACGAGACCCACCCCGACCTGCCCGGCCTCACCCGGGCGGCGAGCGACATCATCTCCGTGCGGCGCGTGTTCGGGGAGCCGTACGAGCACGGCAGCACCCTCGTCGTGCCGGTGGCGAAGGTGATGGGCTGGCACGGCGTCGCGGGCGCGCACGCGGACGCGCGGGTCGGGATCCGCGGCGGTCACGGCGGGCCGGGCGGTCCCGGCGCCGGGACGCCGGGTCCGGGCGAGGGCGGCGACGCACCGGCGGACGGCGACGGCCCCGAGGAGCCGGGCGGGCCCCGTTCGCACGGCGGCGACGGGGGACCCGGGGCGGCGGGCGGCGGGACCGGGACGGACGCCGCGGAGGGCACCGGGCGCGGCGCGCACGCCGAGGCCCCGGCCCCCGAGGACGGGCCGTGGACGCGGTCCGACCCGGGCGCGCCGGCCGGGGCGGTCGGGAGCGCGGGCGGCGGCGCCGACGGACCCGGTGGGCCCGTCGCGTGGGCGGGCCGTGGGGGCGGCTGGCCGCACGGACCGGGTCGCGAGGGCTGGCACGGCGGTCCCGGCCACGGCGGTCGGCTGCCGTTCCTGCGCGGGCCGCTGTGGCCGTTCGGCACCGGGCGGCCCGGGGGTCGCGGCGTCGGCGCGGCCGACGCGGGCGGCTACGCCACGCGGGTCAAGCCGCTCGGGGTGTTCGTGGTCGACGACGACGGCGCGCACTGGCAGCCGGCGCTCGACCTGAACCGCATCATCCTGGGCGGCCAGGTCGTCGGCGCGGTCGCGACGGTCGCGCTGGCCTGGTCCCTCCGCCGCCGCCGGCGCCTCTGGCACTGACCGGCAGGGTGTCCGGCCGCGAGCGAGCAACCGACGCGTCGAGCGAGTACCCGCCGACTACCCGCTCGACGCGTCGGCTACCCCCTCGGCACGCGGGGCGGGCCGTCAGCGGAGGCGGACCTCGAGGGAGTCGACCCGCTGGGTGACCGTGTCGTCCGCGGCCAGCGCCTCGCCGACCCGGCGCAGCACGCCGTCCAGGGTCGGGCGGTCGAGGCCCGGGACGAGCGTGAGCACGACGGCCACCTCGGCCCTGGCGCCCGGGACCGCGTCCACGTCGACCACGGGGTTCGCGGCGGGAGCGGGTGCCGGGGCCGCGGCCCGCTCGGGACGGCGGCGCCGGAACCACGACCGCCCGCCCGGCGCGTCGGACGCGGAGCCACGCTCCCCGCCCGGGTCGGACGCGGGACCCGACGGCACCGCGCCCAGAACGGCGGCGCGGACTGCCGCACGCACCTCGGGGTCGACGACGCGGGTGCCGACGTCGCCCGCTCCCCCGGTGGCCGCGCCGACCTGGTCCCCGATCCCGCCGCCCGCGGCCTCGCCGCCGTCGCCCGCCAGCACCGCCGGTCGCCACGGCTGCTGCTGCGCCAGCGCCCACACGGCCGGCCGCGGCAGCAGCGCCGTGACCGGGCCGCCCGGGTCGAGCACCACGAGCTCCCAGCCCTCGCTCACCACGGACAACGCCGCGCGGACCACGTCGGTCGGCACCGGCCGCGCCTCGCGCCGCCAGGCCGCCATCGTCGCGACGGACGAGAACACCGGCAGCGCCGTCCGGCCGTCGGGGGCCTGCAGCGCCACGATGCCGGCGGACGCCTCCTTGTCGACGGTGTGCGCGTGCCCGCCGACCTGGACGGTCTCGGCCGCCTCGAGCTCGGCCAGCACCGGTACCAGCACCCGGGTGCCCGCCAGAGCCTCCACGACGGCCGCGAGCGACCCGCTGCCGTCCCCCAGCGCGGTCAGCGCCGCCGCGACCGTGGGGTCGGCGCTGCCGTCGTCCCCGGCGAACGCCGAGGTCGGCGGCAGCTCGCGCCCGGTCACGGGCGGCCGGCGACGTCCAGGGCCTCGGGCAGCGTGAACGCGCCCGCGTACAGGGCCTTGCCGACGATGGCGCCCTCGACACCCACCGGGACCAGCTCGCGCAGCACCCGCAGGTCGTCGAGCGACGAGATGCCGCCGGACGCGACGACCGGCGCGTCGGTGCGCGCGCACACCTCGCGGAGCAGGTCGACGTTGGGGCCGCGCAGCGTGCCGTCCTTGGTCACGTCGGTGACGACGTACCGGGAGCAGCCGACCGCGTCGAGGCGGGCAAGGACCTCCCAGAGGTCGCCGCCCTCGCGGGTCCAGCCGCGGGCGGCGAGCGTGGTGCCGCGCACGTCCAGGCCGACCGCGATGGCGTCGCCGTGCCGCGCGATGGCGTCGGCGGTCCAGTCCGGGTCCTCCAGCGCGGCGGTGCCGAGGTTGACCCGGGCGGCGCCGGTCGCGAGCGCGCGCTCCAGCGAGGCGTCGTCGCGGATGCCGCCCGACAGCTCGACCTTGACGCCCTTGCCCGACAGCACCTGCGCGACGTCGGCGAGCAGCGCGGCGTTCGACCCCCGGCCGAACGCGGCGTCCAGGTCGACGAGGTGGATCCACTCCGCGCCGCCGGCCTGCCAGTCGAGCGCCGCGGCGAGCGGGTCGCCGTAGGAGGTCTCCGAGCCGGCCTCGCCCTGGACGAGGCGGACGGCCTGGCCGTCGGCGACGTCGACGGCGGGCAGGAGCTGCAGACGGTCGGACATGGGTCTCCTCGTTCGGGGGCGTGCGGGGGTGCGGGCGGCGCGCCGGTGGCGGCGCGGCCGGTCAGTCGAGCGAGCCGACCCAGTTCTCGAGCAGCTGGGCGCCGGCGTCCCCGGACTTCTCCGGGTGGAACTGGGTGGCGGCGAGCGGGCCGTTCTCGACAGCGGCGACGAACCGCCCGCCGTGCTCGGACCACGTCACCAGCGGCGGGGTCAGCCGGTCGGTGTCGACCTGCTCGGACAGCGGGAAGCTGCGGGCGGCGTACGAGTGCACGAAGTAGAACCGCTCGTCCTCGATGCCGGCGAACAGCCGGGTCCCCTCGGGCGCGTCGACCGTGGACCAGCCCATGTGCGGGACGACCTCGGCCTCGAGCCGGTCGACGGTGCCGGGCCACTCGCCGAGGCCCTCGGTCTCGACGCCGTGCTCGTCGCCGCGGTCGAACATGACCTGCATGCCGACGCAGATGCCGAGCACGGGCCGGCCGCCGGCGAGCCGCCGGTCCACGATCTGCTCGCCGCGCACCCCGCGCAGCCCCGCCATCACGGCCGCGAACGCACCGACGCCCGGGACGACGAGCCCGTCGGCCTCCCCGGCGTGCTGCGCGTCGGACGTCAGCTCGACCTGGGCGCCGACCCGCTCGAGGGCGCGCACGGCCGAGCGGACGTTCCCGAATCCGTAGTCCAGGACGACGACACGAGGCTGGCTGGGCACGCCTCCCAGGCTACCGGGCGCGCGCCGGACCGGCCGTCCCGCGTCCGGTGCGCGGGACGTGACGTGGGCGTCAGTCCCTGCGGCGACGTCCGCCGGCGGACAGCGCGCGCATCGCGGCCCACCGCGACATGCCCACGCTCGTCTCCACGCCCGGGACCTCACCGACCGGCTTCCCGCCGACCAGCAGGTCGTCGAGCAGGTCGGGCGCGCCGGAGAGCACGAGGCCGGCGGCGAGGTCGTCCTCCTTCTCCCCCGCCGACCAGCGGCTGGCGGCGATGCGGCCCGCGCGGCGGTCCAGCAGGATCACCGGCGACGTGCGCAGCATCCGGGAGATCGCGGCCGCGGCCTCGGCGGTCCCGGCGGCGTCCGCCGTGTGCCGCAGGACCGCGAGCGCCCCCACGGGCGACGGCACGGCGTCGACGTCGACCCCCGCGAGCGAGCACGCGGCGGCCAGCGGCTTCGCGCCCGCGACCT encodes the following:
- a CDS encoding S1C family serine protease, with the protein product MRPTARRAVVGAAAVLLLAGCGVLPSMPGPVPTDLVPSSAPVPTPSSSGNLSPDGFDAAQRMAVRIRNVGCNSLSTGSGFAIDETTLITNRHVVADSADLQLSTYDGRDVAVTASSTAALADLAVVRTADPLPSAPGLADADPDPGDEVTVVGYPQGGQLTVTSGQVIGATTDPLNENLGQVLVTNAEVEPGSSGSAVLDAAGRVVGVVYAKNSTGQSFVVPVSTLRQLLDDEAAFTASASCTSG
- a CDS encoding SseB family protein, with the protein product MTGRELPPTSAFAGDDGSADPTVAAALTALGDGSGSLAAVVEALAGTRVLVPVLAELEAAETVQVGGHAHTVDKEASAGIVALQAPDGRTALPVFSSVATMAAWRREARPVPTDVVRAALSVVSEGWELVVLDPGGPVTALLPRPAVWALAQQQPWRPAVLAGDGGEAAGGGIGDQVGAATGGAGDVGTRVVDPEVRAAVRAAVLGAVPSGPASDPGGERGSASDAPGGRSWFRRRRPERAAAPAPAPAANPVVDVDAVPGARAEVAVVLTLVPGLDRPTLDGVLRRVGEALAADDTVTQRVDSLEVRLR
- the priA gene encoding bifunctional 1-(5-phosphoribosyl)-5-((5-phosphoribosylamino)methylideneamino)imidazole-4-carboxamide isomerase/phosphoribosylanthranilate isomerase PriA, with translation MSDRLQLLPAVDVADGQAVRLVQGEAGSETSYGDPLAAALDWQAGGAEWIHLVDLDAAFGRGSNAALLADVAQVLSGKGVKVELSGGIRDDASLERALATGAARVNLGTAALEDPDWTADAIARHGDAIAVGLDVRGTTLAARGWTREGGDLWEVLARLDAVGCSRYVVTDVTKDGTLRGPNVDLLREVCARTDAPVVASGGISSLDDLRVLRELVPVGVEGAIVGKALYAGAFTLPEALDVAGRP
- the hisH gene encoding imidazole glycerol phosphate synthase subunit HisH; the protein is MPSQPRVVVLDYGFGNVRSAVRALERVGAQVELTSDAQHAGEADGLVVPGVGAFAAVMAGLRGVRGEQIVDRRLAGGRPVLGICVGMQVMFDRGDEHGVETEGLGEWPGTVDRLEAEVVPHMGWSTVDAPEGTRLFAGIEDERFYFVHSYAARSFPLSEQVDTDRLTPPLVTWSEHGGRFVAAVENGPLAATQFHPEKSGDAGAQLLENWVGSLD